Below is a genomic region from Osmia bicornis bicornis chromosome 3, iOsmBic2.1, whole genome shotgun sequence.
agctctctgctaatcgctttccacttcgtttgggagtatcgccaatcagggcgaagatgcgtactgaagatgcgcgaagaacgaaaactaGTCTTtccgcagttatggactctggtgaactgcggtacaCATATTTTGTGCATTTCTAACACATTATCTCGGGTTATGGAAGTTtccatattttaaaattaaaaaaaaaaaagaaatttaataacaaaaagtTAATAGCTGCCCAATGATAAGAATGTTAATTGAtgtattaggtgtacaaattgaTTTAGTGCCTTTAGTATAGCGCcttcttaattactattttgaatttaaatattttctcgcGCTTCTGTAGATATAGAAAAGTGGCGCGAGAAtgatatttcaataattagaGTTACTTGAAAATGtatcttcaattaaaaatagaaaaggcaCAGATTTAATTGCTACGTCTAATACATTTAAGCATCAATAAATTGTTACATTCCATTCAGTACAAAGCAGTCATTAGAAATATTGTTTTCTAGAAATCGTGTATAATGTTCAGATGGCTGTATATGTATTTTGTGAAATGCTGTATATACAATACCGACAGATTCAACGATAGATAGAGTTGTAAGAGTGGTAATTAATACAAGGGCGACAAATTTTCGAAAGGCGGCCTTAACCAAACTCGCAATGATTCGTGATATGAGAATAGATCAACTATAAGTCATCGATCGAATGAGTATATTGTTCCTTCATATTATTGTAGAACAATTTGTATATATAACGAGAACAAATATATTTATCTGACTTATTTGATCTTCCTCGTGattctatattttcatatttttaggattgaaaattttgtattttatgtGTAGGAAAGATCGAcacattggcgtaactaggcAGGGGCCAAGGTGAGCCTAACCCttctacattatttaaaatttttaagattctaaaattccgaAACTTTTAAGCGACCTGGCTCACCCCAGAAAAAATCCTAATTACTccaatgaataaatatttaaaaaatggatGTTAGGATTTACCATAGtagattataaaattgatcaaTTTTGTCTGATGGAATTAGAAACTTGTGTTATGACCATAAAATAAGATAAACAATGTTTgtcaaatataattaaacatttGTTTAAACTTATATTATCATTAGATTGTCTTCTTATAAAACATtataaaacaatataaaaaatttgttaataactgaaaagcaatttatttttatcacaataatttaaaataatatgatcTAATTAAAGTAATATACTCTATTATAACTGcaaatagtttaataaaaactCGATAATGAGTTCATAATATGCGTGACTTGTATCTCTGAATAGAAATGCCCAAATATTACTCAAAAACACCCTGGGCATATTCTTTTAGTGCATCCTGCGCATAAAGGTTTTTTGCATATTTCACAATAGGTGCCAGTTTTTCTATCACTTCCACGTGGACACGATTGACACCTTCTTCGTTTTCCTATCCAGTCAACGGGTTCGTCTCGTGCTTCGTTACGAGGATTACAAACACCGGTTAATTTCACAATTGTATGCCTTAATTCACGAGGTAGTTCCTTTTCTAAGCTCCTTCTTTTAAGTTCTGATTGGATCAGAGACTTGCCTAAGGATATAATAAAATCACGTCTCGTGATTTGTTCTGAATTCTCTTTATTCGTTTGAAGTATGTAAGCATTGAATGCTGCAATATCCATGATGGCAAAAAACATCACCATGGGCCACCACTTTGTACTTTGTGCTGTGGAATATTTTGATATGTCCTGCTCTAGTTTATCCACTGTGTCCTTTGTCATGTTATAAAAGCGAAGTATTTCAGGTTTCCCACTTTCGTTATCAATGCTCTTTGTATGGTGCTTcgtagaaattaaaattattgatttattttttttaggAGTATAGGAGACGAGGGTGGCGTGTTCGTTGAATCCAAAAACAGATGATCCGATAACTTTCTTCTTATGCGGAAGAAACTGTGGAGGAATTTGCTTCTTATCTTTTTTCATTGTTCCCACATATGTAACACCCCTATTTCTCAGTTCATCTGCAAGCTCTATAGATGAAAACCAGTTATTTCCTGTTACATTTCTGTTCGTTTTTTCTATCGGATGTACAAGTTTTAGAGCATGTTGCGCAGGCACggaaaaatttttcttcctttttaaaACGTCCTCCTTTCCTGTATATACATGAGCATTGATTAAATAATGGGTTTTTGCATCTGCTAAAATCATTATCCTTATAccatatttatttaacttggATGGTAAGTACATTTTAAAGGGACATTTGCCTTCAAAAGCTATCAACATTTCGTCGATCGTTAGGTACTCGCTAGAACTATAATTCGCTTGACAATTGAGAATAAATTGCTCAAAAAATTCGGATATTGCTGTAAACTTGTTTGTTCTCTTTCGTTCTTCTCTCGTTTTTTTATCATCAAATCTGAGacaagaaagtaaaaatagtAACCTTTTCAAAGTCATTGTTGCTGGAAATATATCTCTCCCTGTCCCATCGTTAGCATATAAATCCTCCAAGCTTTCATGTACAGTTTTGAAAACACCTGCTAAGTATAAAAGACCCAGAACTGCTCTTACCTCTTGGTAATTAGTCTCACTTAAAAAGGAGGCTTCATTGGGGCACAAATATTTACCCTTTCTTCTATCTATTTCCTGATTAGTATACTTCACAATAACATAAAGTGTTTCATCTGTGAAGAGGCAACGCCAAGCAAGTTCTGGATTAAGAACAGTATGTGCTTTTGCAAGTCCACAAACCTCAGGTGAATAACTAATTGTACTATGTTTTAAATTGCATTCTTCTTTAACAGGTTTATTGTTCCACTTGTGTTTGTTTTTACCAAATGTACACAGTGTGTCATTGTCATTATTGATACTTTCATTGTCCGAACTAGCACTTTGTTCACTGTTGCTATCATATTCACTTTCAATAGCAAATTCTTGATCAACTTCTGTTTCATCCTCATCGTCACTTGATTCATATAAGATTTCAACAATTGGTTCTATGTTTAATTCTTCAAACATATTTCACCTAGAATGAAATGTTCAATCATGACACGTTTGTTTAATGTTAATGATAGTTATTAAAAGAACCAAACTTACTGAATATATGACAGTGacaaaacaaaagaaaatattaatattatataagaATACAATGTATTTGTATATTGTTAAATGTTCATAACATGTGCAGCTCTTGCTCAATAGCTGATATCATTAATAAATTGTCTAACTTTTAAGATTAAGCTGGGTCATTTTGACCCCACCCTACCATTTGAGGTGAAGTAAATCATTGGTGACCAtgtgttattaaaaaatatcccTAGAATAATTGATTTGTAAAAGAACTACGAAAATTAATATGTTaagtaataattaacaatataaaataacattacTTGTTACGAATATATGTTTATATCATAAAGAAAAGCATAATTTTATAGTGACAGTAATTACTAAAATGATGTACAAGGAATATATGAATTATTGAACGCCCATGTTATTACATTTATGtacaaaattacataaaaGCTTTAACAAATTTCTGAAAGCAATTATCAATCATTCTGTATAAACTCTCAAATGGTAAAGTCACTAAATATATAACATGTGGAGGGACTTCGGAAACTAGCGCCACGTGCAGTCAATAACACAGTCAATAActcaattttccaaattttcgagACATCAACTATAGTATCCCTGTGGCTCGGGGattagaatacggccacggtaatccctgcctgtcgtaaaaggcgactaaaagggagATGTAATGGAGCGAGAAAAACGAATGAAAGGATTGTAATGTCGAGAAAAATATGGTATGAGAAATCTGCTGTACTGACTGTAATGTTGTTTTGGGCATATAGAGGAGCTATCTCTCACAAACGCCGCCTTCCGAGTgattatcaaaaattttccTGGAAAAAGGGTAGGACAACATCCGGGAGGGAACCTTTAATGAACGAATGAACATCAACTATAGCTTTATGCCAGCTTCAAAGCTATATgaattaggtgtgtaataacAATCATAATGAATTTTTTGATACGTGTCAAAACACTTGAAAACGTGTCACAAAAATGTCGGTAATTAAATATAGTTGATTAGACTACAAAATTTCAAGTTACATATTTAAAATCGACTGTTTCCCGCCATAAAAGTTCTGCAACATCATGAATCAAAGTCTccatgaatttaaaattaaacagtATGATATTTGAAGCTATTGATTGACATTGCGTACGATATGAGTACTTTCACGGAAaatccatttttctttttcgtggATAACGTGCCACCTATTTCTCCTAACAATCTAAAGAATGCAAGAAGGATTGTCGAACTGTCGGATACCGGATGTGACGCTAGGCTCTCAGTATCATCTCTTCTAAGAAAAGCTACACGGTATTATTCTTCGAAATCTGCTAAAATGAGGGCAAACGCAAAGTGGAGATCTCGTTGCGAGGAAAGATTAGGAAATGGAGAAAGATTTCGAGGACAATACGAACAAAATACGATAAATAACGAACAATTATACTTTATGCCTGAAGAGGCTGAAACCAACAAGGTAAAAAGTCATAGTAATTCCAATTATTGGAATAATCGTTATCGTTATTATATTCTCGCGCCACTTAAGCACTAAAGGCACTGAATTAATTTGTCCTTCGTGTGTTCTGCAGAATCATTGGCAAGAATATTCTACATACGAAGATAGGGATTTTAGAATGAATTCAAGGATAACACCGGATAGATTGCGTCACAATACTAACCGTTATGAGcacatttcaaataatttcgCAAATCATTCACAACTCCCTCGTTTCAATTACTCtagaaataattttggaatttacGATCAAGAAACGTTTCATAACAGAGGAGGAAGTAGGTTCATGGATTACCCGGAAGATTTCAAAGAAACCCCGCGAAATTTAAACGGTCACAAAGACCATTGGCAAAGAGATAATAACGAAAATATCCGCACCAAAGTTTCTCATGATTCTTCTCGATATAATTCGAGGGAAACAATGACCAATGATCGTCGAAAAAGAACGCAACCTACTTCCAAAATATTTTACGAAAACGCAGAGAGCCAATACGACATTCAAACTTTTCAAAATTCCGCCTGTATGACGagcaaagaagaaatatcgaaTCCCAGTCGATCTacagaaaaaattaaacaatttgttGATCGTGCGGTCGATAAAGACAGTTTACCTGATATTTTAGACGAGTCCAATATAGCTACAGCGCCCTCTGTAGTCAAAGATGAAGGAAATCAAATAAGAAACAGTTTCTGGGAATTTATTTCACTGGAGGATGATAATGATAAGAAAACTAAAAGACCTTCATGGCCTTTGAAAACAAAACGTTTGACGAAAAGTGGGAGTACTGATCCGAAAACCAAAAAACGAATGGAACAAAGGAGTATTCAGAATATTCCTTCTAATAATGTGGCTGAGGACGTTGTTGAGAACCTTACTGACAACAATAAAGTTGGAATGAATTTTGTGGAGAAAACAATGGCATGTTTGAAACGTAAACTGGATAAACCAAAGGTAGAGGAACCTTTGAGTCAAAGTTATACCTTATCGACGGAGAAAAAGATTCGATCCCAAGGATCCACTCACTCCAGGCTGCCGGTAAGAATTGGAGGGCGCCATAGGTCAAAGAATCCAGTTGCAAAGATTCGAAGCAATGTGAAAGGACATACGGttgatgaagaagaaaataaaaatacagctGGGTTGGAGCGAAATTCAGTCAGATCCCGGACCAAACCAAAGGAGAAACCAAGTGTCTTGCAAAATGAAGACGTTGTGGGTCCTCTTGAAGCTGCAGAGTACTCCAAATCAGTGGGACATGTCCAGCAAACTACAGGTATTAATAGTTGTTTAGATAGAAATCAAAAAGGAGACgagaatttcattgaaaataatgttaGTGACGAATTGGATGATGAACagttaatgaaggatgaaaaattGGAAGGTAATGTTAATAATAAGGTAACTGGAGATTCAACAATTATTAATGTAACACGTGGGAAGAAAACAATTAGAAGAAATAGTCTAGCAAAAGAAATAGATATTTCAAGAGATGGTTTGAAAGAGAACTGTTTTTTCCATTTACACGATGAAGATAATATTGTTTGTAATTCTTATTGCAAAACAGATTGCAAGAAATTAGATTGTTTGGAATCCAGGAAACCTACGGCAATCAAATCCCGATTGTAATTAGGtaaattgaaacaattaattatatcGTAATGGAacagtatttttttattaaaagacgaatatttaaaaagctGTAACGtgttacatattataaattatcgacaattaagaaatatgcaattttatatattttctactgctgaaaattataaaaataatgctttGCTGAATTGGCGCGCAATTCAATAGAAGATATTACTAGCGCCATCTAGCAAGGAATAGCAAAACTTAGGAGTAAATGCTAGATGGTGTTAGTAACACTATTAAAAACCGCACAgtgatataaaatttaaaaatttggaaaaattcgatttgcagaatatttttaacttatttaattaatcattacACAAATTAAATAGTTGTAACATTTTGATTaagaatttaaaacaatagTACTTGTGGTATTCGATAGAGGATctaatttctatatttcatattattactGATTTCTTTGAGTcactttaaaatttaattaaagctCTTATAAATTAGTATATTTTTTCTGCGAACCAATGATAATGAAAAACTGCAAAGCATTTTAGAAGTCCTGggaaataataagaaataataGAGATTCTTTTCTACGCATTCCACTTGAACTGTTGCGAATATTGACGTATTGATAGAAACCGCGAGTGTATAGGAGCGTAAGTACAGATGTAGAAGGCGTATTGTAGATCTGTGACCGTAAAGGGGCTGTAGCATGGGTTACCTCAAAAGAAGATCCCGAATGATACCAATTATGTCATCA
It encodes:
- the LOC114872656 gene encoding uncharacterized protein LOC114872656 isoform X1 — its product is MSTFTENPFFFFVDNVPPISPNNLKNARRIVELSDTGCDARLSVSSLLRKATRYYSSKSAKMRANAKWRSRCEERLGNGERFRGQYEQNTINNEQLYFMPEEAETNKNHWQEYSTYEDRDFRMNSRITPDRLRHNTNRYEHISNNFANHSQLPRFNYSRNNFGIYDQETFHNRGGSRFMDYPEDFKETPRNLNGHKDHWQRDNNENIRTKVSHDSSRYNSRETMTNDRRKRTQPTSKIFYENAESQYDIQTFQNSACMTSKEEISNPSRSTEKIKQFVDRAVDKDSLPDILDESNIATAPSVVKDEGNQIRNSFWEFISLEDDNDKKTKRPSWPLKTKRLTKSGSTDPKTKKRMEQRSIQNIPSNNVAEDVVENLTDNNKVGMNFVEKTMACLKRKLDKPKVEEPLSQSYTLSTEKKIRSQGSTHSRLPVRIGGRHRSKNPVAKIRSNVKGHTVDEEENKNTAGLERNSVRSRTKPKEKPSVLQNEDVVGPLEAAEYSKSVGHVQQTTGINSCLDRNQKGDENFIENNVSDELDDEQLMKDEKLEGNVNNKVTGDSTIINVTRGKKTIRRNSLAKEIDISRDGLKENCFFHLHDEDNIVCNSYCKTDCKKLDCLESRKPTAIKSRL
- the LOC114872657 gene encoding piggyBac transposable element-derived protein 3, with product MFEELNIEPIVEILYESSDDEDETEVDQEFAIESEYDSNSEQSASSDNESINNDNDTLCTFGKNKHKWNNKPVKEECNLKHSTISYSPEVCGLAKAHTVLNPELAWRCLFTDETLYVIVKYTNQEIDRRKGKYLCPNEASFLSETNYQEVRAVLGLLYLAGVFKTVHESLEDLYANDGTGRDIFPATMTLKRLLFLLSCLRFDDKKTREERKRTNKFTAISEFFEQFILNCQANYSSSEYLTIDEMLIAFEGKCPFKMYLPSKLNKYGIRIMILADAKTHYLINAHVYTGKEDVLKRKKNFSVPAQHALKLVHPIEKTNRNVTGNNWFSSIELADELRNRGVTYVGTMKKDKKQIPPQFLPHKKKVIGSSVFGFNEHATLVSYTPKKNKSIILISTKHHTKSIDNESGKPEILRFYNMTKDTVDKLEQDISKYSTAQSTKWWPMVMFFAIMDIAAFNAYILQTNKENSEQITRRDFIISLGKSLIQSELKRRSLEKELPRELRHTIVKLTGVCNPRNEARDEPVDWIGKRRRCQSCPRGSDRKTGTYCEICKKPLCAGCTKRICPGCF
- the LOC114872656 gene encoding uncharacterized protein LOC114872656 isoform X2; this encodes MSTFTENPFFFFVDNVPPISPNNLKNARRIVELSDTGCDARLSVSSLLRKATRYYSSKSAKMRANAKWRSRCEERLGNGERFRGQYEQNTINNEQLYFMPEEAETNKNHWQEYSTYEDRDFRMNSRITPDRLRHNTNRYEHISNNFANHSQLPRFNYSRNNFGIYDQETFHNRGGSRFMDYPEDFKETPRNLNGHKDHWQRDNNENIRTKVSHDSSRYNSRETMTNDRRKRTQPTSKIFYENAESQYDIQTFQNSACMTSKEEISNPSRSTEKIKQFVDRAVDKDSLPDILDESNIATAPSVVKDEGNQIRNSFWEFISLEDDNDKKTKRPSWPLKTKRLTKSGSTDPKTKKRMEQRSIQNIPSNNVAEDVVENLTDNNKVGMNFVEKTMACLKRKLDKPKVEEPLSQSYTLSTEKKIRSQGSTHSRLPVRIGGRHRSKNPVAKIRSNVKGHTVDEEENKNTAGLERNSVRSRTKPKEKPSVLQNEDVVGPLEAAEYSKSVGHVQQTTDGSGRHAERRRMRRYRFESGRCRKRR